The following proteins are encoded in a genomic region of Desulfosporosinus youngiae DSM 17734:
- a CDS encoding 3-oxoacid CoA-transferase subunit A, whose translation MAQLVTLEEAIGKIRNGMTIMVGGFLGCGVPDQLLEAVCHKEARELTIIANDTGILGDAMSQLIIKRCASKVVATHIGTNKETGRQMTAGELEVKLVPQGTLIEQIRAAGSGLGGILTPTGIGTVIEKGKQKLVVNSTEYLLELPIRADIALLNAYKGDKTGNLVYRRSARNFNPIIAMAADIIIAQVDHIVEDGEIDPDEVMTPGIFVDYLVQKQPREVPNVG comes from the coding sequence ATGGCACAATTAGTGACACTTGAAGAAGCAATTGGCAAGATTCGGAATGGAATGACTATCATGGTCGGAGGATTTCTCGGGTGTGGAGTCCCGGACCAACTTCTGGAAGCTGTTTGTCATAAGGAAGCCAGGGAGTTAACTATCATAGCCAATGACACAGGTATTCTCGGGGATGCAATGTCCCAGCTCATAATCAAGCGCTGTGCGAGTAAAGTTGTCGCAACCCATATAGGAACCAACAAAGAGACCGGGAGGCAAATGACCGCGGGTGAACTTGAGGTAAAGCTCGTGCCCCAAGGAACGTTAATCGAGCAAATTCGGGCGGCAGGATCAGGTTTAGGAGGAATCTTAACCCCAACGGGGATCGGAACGGTTATCGAAAAAGGTAAGCAAAAACTTGTTGTAAACAGCACTGAATATCTACTTGAACTCCCCATCCGTGCTGATATAGCCTTATTAAATGCCTATAAAGGAGATAAGACCGGAAACCTGGTCTATCGCCGTTCAGCCCGTAACTTTAATCCCATCATTGCCATGGCAGCGGATATTATTATTGCCCAAGTGGATCATATCGTTGAGGATGGAGAGATCGATCCGGATGAAGTCATGACTCCCGGTATCTTTGTCGATTATTTGGTTCAGAAACAACCGAGGGAGGTTCCTAACGTTGGATAA
- a CDS encoding SDR family oxidoreductase — MRRNRELFDLTGQVAIVTGGASGIGVQMAYALGEAGANLVIAARKIERCMEAAVKMEDDLGVKVLPARVDVSIPEEIDDLYDLVMKEYGRVDILINNSGASWGAPSLEFPLDGWRKVINTNLTGSWLMAQKAGQIMAKQKYGRVINLASLAAFVGAPAEIMDAVPYQASKAAIAGLTKDLAVKWAEHNITVNALAPGWFPSRMTNGTLDKSGELMLKNIPVRRFGSDDELKAATLFLASPGASYVTGVILSVDGGWVAQ, encoded by the coding sequence GTGAGGCGCAATCGAGAACTCTTTGATTTAACCGGACAAGTGGCTATTGTAACTGGCGGAGCTTCAGGTATTGGTGTTCAAATGGCATATGCTCTGGGGGAAGCGGGTGCAAATCTGGTTATTGCAGCAAGAAAGATCGAAAGGTGTATGGAGGCTGCAGTCAAAATGGAAGACGATCTTGGGGTGAAAGTATTACCAGCCAGAGTAGACGTAAGTATACCTGAAGAAATTGACGATTTATATGATTTAGTAATGAAAGAATATGGTCGTGTAGATATCCTAATCAATAATTCTGGAGCTTCATGGGGCGCACCTTCTCTGGAATTTCCCCTTGATGGATGGAGAAAAGTAATCAACACCAATCTTACCGGTTCGTGGCTCATGGCTCAGAAGGCAGGTCAAATAATGGCAAAACAAAAGTATGGAAGAGTTATTAACTTGGCTTCTCTGGCGGCGTTCGTTGGCGCACCTGCTGAAATTATGGATGCAGTACCTTACCAAGCGAGTAAAGCAGCTATTGCTGGTTTAACCAAGGATTTGGCAGTAAAGTGGGCAGAGCATAACATTACAGTAAATGCCTTAGCACCAGGTTGGTTTCCAAGTAGAATGACTAATGGAACGTTAGACAAGAGTGGAGAACTAATGTTAAAGAATATCCCTGTGCGACGTTTTGGCTCCGATGATGAACTAAAAGCAGCTACCTTATTTCTGGCTTCGCCTGGTGCCAGTTATGTTACTGGCGTCATCTTAAGTGTCGATGGTGGATGGGTTGCTCAATAA
- a CDS encoding 3-oxoacid CoA-transferase subunit B, whose translation MDKEARMDWLVRRVAQEFKTGDVVNLGIGIPTKVAGALPEGIKIILQSENGYLGGGPAPEKGKEDPNTVNAGGQYTTILPGGCSFDSATSFAIIRGGHVDVTVLGALQVDEEGNLANWMIPGKLVAGMGGAMDLVVGAQRVIVAMEHTAKNGSFKILKKCTLPLTAVKQVNLIVTDMGVIEVTPIGLILKELAPGLTFEEVQASTEASLSIR comes from the coding sequence TTGGATAAGGAAGCAAGAATGGATTGGTTAGTTAGACGAGTGGCCCAAGAATTCAAAACCGGGGATGTGGTCAATTTAGGAATCGGAATTCCGACGAAGGTTGCCGGGGCATTACCGGAAGGAATAAAGATAATCCTTCAATCTGAAAACGGTTATTTGGGAGGCGGTCCGGCACCGGAAAAGGGAAAAGAAGATCCCAATACGGTAAATGCCGGAGGGCAATATACGACGATCTTGCCAGGCGGCTGCAGCTTTGATAGTGCCACATCCTTTGCCATCATCCGTGGCGGGCATGTAGATGTCACAGTGCTGGGGGCCCTGCAAGTGGATGAAGAGGGGAATTTGGCCAATTGGATGATACCGGGCAAATTAGTTGCGGGAATGGGTGGGGCAATGGACTTAGTGGTTGGAGCACAACGGGTTATCGTTGCCATGGAGCATACCGCCAAAAATGGCAGTTTCAAAATCCTGAAAAAGTGCACCTTGCCTTTGACAGCAGTCAAACAAGTCAATCTGATCGTTACTGATATGGGAGTTATCGAAGTAACTCCCATAGGTTTGATCCTTAAAGAGCTGGCCCCTGGCTTAACCTTCGAGGAAGTTCAAGCCAGTACGGAAGCCTCTTTGAGCATTCGGTGA
- a CDS encoding branched-chain amino acid ABC transporter permease, producing MQDILFGLTTGSIYALMALAIGIVYSTTGIINFANGSVVMTGAIIGFWLVNMIGLPLWLAILLSIVITAAVNIILYETCVKILGNLHVNIGWITTLLGASIILDNLARVIFGSEPQPFPYLFGGIEITLLGHRILLHEIAMVVITLVIAISYQAMIKKTTLGNAIRAVSSLPDSAKIMGIKSEVIIVLCFGFAGGVAAVCGILMAPITFVSYTMTMTVGLKGFAAALIGGLGNTKGAFVGGWSLGILEALLSRYIPLGLKDAVSFVIMILIILLMPGGVLSGIKLRKKAAAVKL from the coding sequence ATGCAGGATATATTATTTGGACTGACAACAGGGAGCATTTATGCTCTGATGGCTCTGGCGATCGGGATAGTATACTCAACAACCGGAATTATTAACTTCGCCAACGGATCTGTTGTTATGACAGGAGCCATCATCGGGTTTTGGCTTGTTAATATGATCGGACTTCCCCTTTGGTTGGCAATCTTGCTTTCTATTGTCATTACCGCAGCAGTGAACATCATTTTATATGAAACTTGTGTCAAAATTCTCGGTAATCTCCATGTCAATATTGGTTGGATAACCACCCTGCTGGGGGCAAGCATCATCCTTGACAATCTGGCACGGGTTATCTTCGGGTCGGAGCCTCAGCCTTTCCCCTATCTTTTTGGAGGAATTGAGATCACCTTGCTGGGCCATAGAATCCTGCTCCACGAGATTGCCATGGTTGTCATAACCTTAGTGATCGCTATTTCCTACCAGGCCATGATTAAAAAGACAACCTTGGGCAATGCCATCCGGGCAGTTTCATCCCTTCCCGACTCAGCTAAGATTATGGGCATTAAGAGTGAGGTTATTATCGTGCTCTGTTTTGGTTTTGCCGGCGGAGTCGCTGCTGTCTGCGGTATTCTCATGGCACCCATAACCTTTGTCAGTTATACCATGACCATGACTGTGGGACTGAAGGGATTTGCCGCAGCACTTATTGGAGGATTGGGCAATACCAAAGGAGCCTTTGTGGGCGGCTGGAGTTTAGGGATTTTAGAAGCACTCTTGTCAAGATATATTCCCTTAGGGTTAAAGGATGCAGTTTCCTTTGTCATCATGATCTTAATTATTCTGTTAATGCCGGGAGGTGTCTTAAGTGGAATTAAGCTCCGCAAAAAAGCCGCAGCCGTTAAATTATAA
- a CDS encoding ketopantoate reductase family protein, which translates to MMRTAILGCGAMGMILGAYLTKSGLEIHLIDAYTDHVKALNEKGARLIRCANFTVPVKAITPDQMEGCYDLVFLLTKQTANEEVLNHLLPFLKADSTVCTLQNGVPEPSVARIIGKERTVGGTLLWGATFIEPGVSELTSDVTKLDTLFEIGELDGVIGNRIRMVAGTLEKMGPVSITSNLMGARWLKVMFNSCWSGMSAALGCVFGDLIDNPKASACLSYIAHEGVAVCQALGYEMPHLGGKDMTLLGSIGTEEEFQRSQLMFYDILNNLRPAKASMLQDLEKGKLTEIGMINGYISAEGKKVGIPTPFNDTVVKVVRGIEAGTFPLSMDNLQYFHLK; encoded by the coding sequence ATGATGAGAACTGCGATCCTGGGCTGCGGGGCAATGGGTATGATCCTGGGGGCCTATCTAACCAAAAGCGGGTTGGAAATTCATTTAATCGACGCCTACACGGATCACGTCAAAGCACTTAATGAAAAGGGTGCCAGACTAATCCGCTGTGCAAATTTTACCGTGCCGGTCAAGGCTATCACCCCCGACCAGATGGAAGGCTGCTATGATCTGGTGTTTCTGCTTACCAAGCAGACGGCTAATGAGGAAGTCCTGAATCATCTGCTGCCCTTTCTGAAGGCGGATAGTACAGTATGTACCCTGCAAAATGGAGTTCCTGAACCAAGCGTGGCCAGGATCATCGGCAAAGAGAGAACTGTGGGAGGAACACTTCTTTGGGGGGCAACCTTTATTGAGCCCGGTGTTTCTGAGTTAACTTCGGACGTTACCAAACTGGATACCTTATTTGAAATAGGTGAGCTGGATGGTGTTATCGGGAACCGTATCCGGATGGTAGCAGGCACCCTGGAAAAAATGGGGCCGGTCAGCATTACGAGCAATCTGATGGGGGCTCGCTGGCTGAAAGTAATGTTTAACAGCTGCTGGAGCGGAATGTCGGCAGCCCTGGGCTGTGTTTTTGGAGATCTTATTGATAATCCCAAGGCCAGTGCTTGTCTCAGCTATATCGCCCATGAGGGGGTTGCAGTCTGCCAAGCCTTGGGTTATGAGATGCCTCACTTAGGCGGTAAGGACATGACTCTTTTGGGAAGCATTGGTACAGAAGAAGAGTTCCAGAGGTCACAGCTGATGTTCTATGATATCCTGAATAATCTGCGGCCGGCCAAAGCCAGTATGCTGCAGGACCTGGAAAAGGGCAAATTGACAGAAATAGGCATGATAAACGGCTATATCAGTGCCGAAGGCAAGAAAGTAGGTATTCCTACGCCCTTCAATGATACAGTTGTAAAAGTCGTCAGAGGCATTGAGGCAGGGACGTTCCCGCTCAGTATGGATAATCTGCAATATTTTCACTTGAAGTGA
- a CDS encoding ABC transporter permease subunit — MELSSAKKPQPLNYKNLSYLLYALILVLAVAFPMFAGQYYARYVIVMFITIIISIGYNISSGYCGLVHFASAAMYAAGAYGAAVMMTRFDMPFIVGLLFGILVACFVSLFVSIPAFRVSGHYLALISLGLIVIVQEILVEWNTVTGGPAGMYNQGISFFGEPLTWLGQYYLILALMLIGLIVQWGISKSYLGRAFRSIKNDAIAATGAGVNVRLFMVIAILISGIYAGTAGALYAGYSGYISPDTFGFNYTVYILLVVVIGGAGTLAGPIVGTVIITVLPEFFSASPDIKLFFYGLLLIVITITMPDGIIGKLKKFVMAYGNEKIPDANEVKKHFDLDNYNLDEDNTPDKSEYILDLKNLTKYFGGLAAVSDLSFQIERGAIYSLIGPNGAGKSTTINLITGMDRASTGEVIFRDRKLNSIEPYIISGMGISRTFQHVRLFGRMTVLENVLVGKHLAFQYGIFGTLLRTPKMRRQERLNKERALAYLDTIGLLDKANEEAASLSYGQQKLLDLARALSMEPKLLLLDEPCAGLNETEINYFANLIKRIRNSGITILLIEHHMKLVMDISDRIIVLEYGKKIAEGNPKEIQENSAVREAYLGTAVAEYA, encoded by the coding sequence GTGGAATTAAGCTCCGCAAAAAAGCCGCAGCCGTTAAATTATAAGAACCTCTCTTATCTCCTCTATGCCCTGATCCTGGTTCTGGCAGTTGCTTTCCCCATGTTTGCCGGCCAGTATTATGCCAGGTATGTGATTGTCATGTTTATTACCATCATTATAAGCATTGGTTACAATATCTCTTCCGGTTACTGCGGACTTGTTCATTTTGCTTCAGCCGCCATGTATGCCGCCGGCGCCTATGGCGCTGCTGTGATGATGACCAGGTTTGATATGCCCTTTATTGTCGGATTATTATTTGGAATACTTGTGGCATGTTTTGTAAGTTTATTCGTATCCATACCGGCTTTCCGGGTTTCCGGCCACTATCTGGCCCTGATCAGTCTTGGCCTGATCGTCATAGTTCAGGAAATTCTGGTGGAATGGAACACTGTGACAGGCGGTCCCGCCGGAATGTATAATCAAGGCATCTCCTTTTTTGGGGAGCCGTTAACTTGGCTGGGACAATATTACTTAATCTTAGCTTTGATGTTAATAGGTCTGATTGTCCAGTGGGGTATTTCCAAAAGCTACCTGGGACGTGCCTTCCGCTCCATTAAAAATGATGCCATAGCGGCTACCGGTGCCGGGGTCAATGTAAGATTATTTATGGTTATCGCTATTTTAATCAGCGGCATCTATGCAGGTACTGCCGGAGCTTTATATGCAGGCTACAGCGGCTATATAAGCCCTGATACCTTTGGTTTTAACTATACTGTCTATATTTTGCTGGTTGTGGTTATTGGGGGAGCCGGTACCTTGGCCGGACCCATCGTCGGGACTGTGATTATTACGGTGCTGCCTGAATTTTTTAGCGCCTCACCCGATATCAAGCTGTTTTTCTATGGTTTATTGCTGATCGTTATCACGATTACCATGCCTGATGGTATCATCGGCAAACTTAAAAAATTCGTTATGGCCTATGGCAATGAGAAAATTCCCGATGCTAATGAAGTTAAAAAGCATTTTGATTTGGATAACTACAATCTTGATGAAGATAACACCCCTGATAAATCTGAATATATCCTGGACCTTAAAAATTTAACGAAATATTTTGGTGGTCTTGCCGCCGTTTCAGACCTCAGTTTTCAAATTGAAAGAGGTGCCATTTATTCTTTAATAGGACCCAACGGGGCCGGCAAAAGTACTACCATTAATCTGATAACCGGGATGGACCGGGCCAGTACCGGCGAAGTAATTTTTCGCGACCGGAAATTGAATTCCATTGAGCCCTATATAATTTCCGGTATGGGGATATCCAGAACGTTTCAGCATGTTCGCTTATTCGGCAGGATGACGGTTCTGGAAAATGTGCTGGTTGGCAAGCACCTGGCTTTTCAATACGGCATATTCGGCACATTATTGCGCACGCCTAAGATGCGCAGGCAGGAAAGGTTAAACAAGGAAAGAGCCCTCGCATACCTGGATACCATAGGATTGTTGGACAAGGCCAACGAAGAGGCTGCCAGTCTTTCTTACGGGCAGCAGAAACTTCTGGACCTGGCCAGGGCCTTATCCATGGAACCCAAGCTCTTACTTCTGGACGAACCCTGCGCAGGGCTCAATGAAACGGAGATCAACTACTTTGCCAACTTGATCAAGCGTATCCGTAATTCGGGTATCACAATCCTTCTGATTGAACACCACATGAAGTTGGTCATGGATATATCGGACAGAATCATCGTTCTTGAATACGGCAAGAAAATCGCGGAGGGCAATCCTAAGGAAATTCAGGAAAATAGTGCTGTACGTGAAGCTTACCTGGGAACGGCGGTGGCGGAATATGCTTAA
- a CDS encoding sigma-54 interaction domain-containing protein, with translation MEHEGSFYAEILDNINIGIFVLDAEGNYLYFNDAYCKMNYKPPSFYKNTSVPKMKELGIITSGAWEKVMREKRQATVQLTVTDEDNDNSYQVFVSGTPSFTGDGSINHVICLAESVEKLNIRIQTGILNKCFGTNSTMPKLPKSIDIIAESPGMKLLLSQLSIVAKTDAAVLIIGPTGSGKEVVAEYIHRMSARGNGPFIVVNCAAIPENLLESELFGYEKGSFTGASSLGKRGLIEMADGGTLFLDEINSIPLSLQAKLLRVLETRQVKRVGSLASKAIDFRLLTASNEELEALIREKRFRSDLFYRISVVPVRILPLLERKEDIIPLALYFLQHFCKKYSCMKVLSEQVMDFMLSYDWPGNVRELRNFIERLIATSPESDLLVEGIPAGLLQTATQREQNPVRPLLSPVAENTTSSIDESQFSYQSYMNQCEEQLLRNAFAHFKTPAKVAEILKLDLSNVYRKKKKYNI, from the coding sequence ATGGAACACGAGGGCTCATTTTACGCTGAAATTCTGGATAACATTAATATTGGCATCTTTGTGCTGGATGCAGAAGGCAACTACCTCTATTTTAACGACGCCTATTGTAAGATGAATTATAAACCGCCGTCATTTTATAAAAATACTTCGGTTCCTAAAATGAAAGAACTTGGCATCATTACAAGCGGGGCCTGGGAAAAAGTCATGCGGGAAAAGCGTCAGGCTACGGTACAGCTCACCGTCACAGATGAAGATAATGACAATTCCTATCAAGTATTTGTCTCCGGTACGCCCTCTTTCACCGGCGACGGCAGCATCAATCATGTCATTTGTCTGGCGGAATCCGTTGAAAAACTGAACATTCGTATCCAGACCGGCATATTGAACAAGTGCTTCGGCACGAATTCCACCATGCCCAAACTCCCAAAAAGTATTGACATCATTGCCGAAAGCCCCGGCATGAAGCTGCTTTTGAGCCAGCTTTCCATCGTGGCCAAAACCGATGCCGCAGTCCTGATCATCGGTCCCACCGGTTCCGGCAAGGAGGTGGTGGCGGAATATATCCATCGGATGAGTGCCCGCGGCAACGGCCCCTTTATCGTGGTGAATTGCGCCGCCATACCGGAAAATCTCTTGGAATCGGAGCTCTTCGGCTATGAAAAAGGTTCCTTCACCGGTGCCTCCTCCCTGGGAAAAAGGGGCCTCATCGAGATGGCGGACGGCGGAACTCTGTTTCTGGACGAAATCAACTCCATACCTCTCAGCCTGCAGGCAAAATTGCTGCGCGTTCTGGAAACACGGCAGGTTAAACGGGTCGGTTCTCTGGCGTCCAAAGCCATTGATTTCCGCCTTCTGACCGCATCCAACGAGGAACTGGAAGCGCTAATCAGGGAGAAGCGGTTTCGTTCAGACTTGTTCTATCGCATCAGCGTTGTACCCGTCCGTATCCTGCCCCTTCTGGAGCGAAAGGAGGACATCATCCCGCTGGCCCTGTACTTTCTTCAGCATTTCTGTAAAAAGTATTCTTGTATGAAGGTGCTCTCGGAACAGGTCATGGATTTCATGCTTTCTTATGATTGGCCCGGTAATGTCCGCGAACTGCGCAATTTCATCGAACGTCTCATCGCCACCTCACCGGAAAGCGATTTGCTGGTTGAAGGCATTCCCGCCGGCCTTTTGCAGACAGCAACGCAAAGGGAGCAGAATCCGGTTCGTCCCTTGCTGTCTCCCGTGGCTGAAAATACGACCTCAAGCATTGATGAGAGCCAATTTTCCTATCAGTCCTACATGAACCAGTGCGAGGAGCAGTTGCTGCGCAATGCTTTCGCGCACTTCAAAACTCCCGCCAAAGTGGCGGAAATCTTAAAACTGGACCTGTCCAATGTCTATCGAAAAAAGAAAAAGTATAATATCTGA
- a CDS encoding ABC transporter substrate-binding protein: MKKRNWLVCSFILTAGLALLLTACNKPAAQESKQESKKEIVIGAVGAMSGPSATLGNGTKNGMELAIKEINANGGIMGMTVRAVYRDDEADPTKAKSYIEEELLKEHADFIIGPSNSTSVAATEAFINQNKKVQILNIATASALIDANQYPYTFRIMLPNNMQAEALVKLALAKGYQKIALVQDTSALGAGGLADMKKYLTEAGKQSVAEVSYTPNATDMTPVAQKIKDSGADCALFWTLGADGAKIVKALERVNYIDNLEILGYTGISLPNFQELAGPGATKCSTIGIAAWAPPRSDAKFDDTRQKLYEKIVAEYGPYGPGKRDINPSTIATGYDAVMLLKAAIEKAQSVDSDKVKEALESGDQFKGYYANNYAFSKTNHDGVNVDEIVQLEISTDKFMGELAYRLDK; this comes from the coding sequence GTGAAAAAACGTAATTGGCTGGTTTGCTCTTTCATATTAACCGCTGGTTTGGCCCTGTTATTAACCGCATGCAACAAACCCGCTGCCCAGGAAAGTAAACAGGAAAGCAAAAAAGAAATTGTTATCGGCGCAGTAGGCGCTATGTCCGGGCCTTCAGCTACCTTGGGAAATGGTACAAAAAACGGCATGGAACTGGCCATTAAAGAAATCAACGCTAACGGCGGCATTATGGGCATGACCGTGCGGGCAGTATATAGGGACGACGAGGCTGATCCCACGAAAGCCAAGTCTTACATTGAAGAGGAACTATTAAAAGAACATGCAGACTTTATAATCGGTCCCTCTAATTCTACAAGTGTTGCCGCAACAGAGGCATTTATTAATCAAAATAAGAAAGTTCAAATCCTCAATATCGCAACCGCTTCGGCCCTTATTGACGCTAATCAATATCCCTATACTTTCCGGATAATGCTTCCTAATAATATGCAGGCTGAAGCCCTGGTAAAGCTTGCCCTGGCCAAAGGCTACCAAAAGATAGCATTGGTTCAGGATACCTCGGCCCTGGGTGCAGGAGGTCTGGCCGATATGAAAAAGTATTTGACGGAAGCAGGTAAACAAAGTGTAGCGGAGGTATCCTATACACCCAATGCTACGGATATGACCCCTGTCGCTCAAAAAATTAAAGATTCGGGCGCAGACTGCGCCTTGTTCTGGACACTGGGAGCAGATGGTGCCAAGATCGTGAAGGCCCTTGAACGTGTGAATTATATTGACAATTTGGAGATACTTGGTTATACCGGCATTTCATTGCCAAACTTCCAGGAACTTGCCGGACCCGGAGCAACCAAGTGCAGCACCATAGGAATCGCTGCCTGGGCACCCCCTCGTTCCGATGCCAAATTTGATGATACCCGTCAGAAGTTATACGAGAAAATTGTTGCCGAGTATGGGCCCTACGGACCGGGCAAGAGAGACATCAACCCTTCAACCATTGCCACCGGGTATGATGCTGTGATGCTCCTTAAAGCTGCCATAGAAAAAGCCCAGTCCGTGGATAGTGATAAGGTTAAGGAAGCTTTGGAGTCCGGAGATCAATTTAAAGGGTACTATGCCAATAATTACGCCTTTTCTAAAACGAACCACGATGGAGTGAATGTGGACGAAATTGTTCAGCTGGAAATCTCCACGGATAAATTCATGGGAGAGTTGGCCTATCGTTTGGATAAATAA
- a CDS encoding 3-keto-5-aminohexanoate cleavage protein: MPDKIILTAALTGAVTPKEINENIPLTPEQIAEDAYNCWKAGAAIVHLHMRDDKGNGSMETARFQKTVELLRAHEDCDVVICCTSSGAMNPKPGERMAHFQTIPAIEMGSYDAGSMNWGCSFVFDNSPDFLVELGKCYQDYDVKPEVEIFDMGMLGNAKHYVKQGVLKAPLYCQLVLGVLGGMEASVENLQHLVRHLPEGSKWSAFGIGKDHMPIMYAALALGANAIRVGLEDNVMYAKGVKASNVMLVERAVRVVKEFGKDIAAPAEAREILGIKPLVR, encoded by the coding sequence ATGCCTGACAAGATTATCCTGACAGCGGCCCTAACCGGCGCAGTTACCCCCAAGGAGATTAATGAAAATATTCCCCTGACTCCGGAGCAAATCGCGGAAGACGCCTATAACTGCTGGAAGGCCGGTGCGGCTATAGTGCATTTGCATATGCGGGACGATAAGGGCAACGGTTCTATGGAAACGGCTCGTTTCCAAAAGACTGTGGAGTTGCTGCGTGCTCATGAGGACTGCGATGTGGTGATCTGCTGCACCTCCTCCGGGGCAATGAATCCAAAACCCGGGGAAAGAATGGCTCATTTCCAAACTATCCCGGCCATCGAGATGGGTTCCTACGATGCGGGATCCATGAACTGGGGCTGCTCTTTTGTCTTCGATAATAGCCCCGATTTCCTGGTAGAGCTGGGCAAGTGCTATCAAGACTATGATGTAAAACCCGAGGTGGAGATTTTTGATATGGGGATGCTGGGCAACGCCAAGCATTATGTCAAGCAGGGGGTCCTCAAAGCTCCGCTGTACTGCCAGCTGGTACTGGGCGTTCTGGGCGGTATGGAGGCCAGCGTCGAAAACCTGCAGCATTTGGTCCGCCATTTGCCGGAGGGCAGCAAGTGGTCTGCCTTTGGGATCGGAAAGGACCATATGCCCATCATGTATGCTGCCCTGGCCCTGGGCGCAAACGCTATCCGGGTCGGCCTGGAGGACAATGTGATGTACGCCAAGGGCGTCAAAGCTTCCAATGTTATGCTGGTGGAGCGGGCCGTAAGGGTGGTTAAGGAGTTTGGCAAAGACATTGCTGCTCCTGCCGAGGCCCGGGAAATTTTGGGCATCAAGCCTCTGGTGCGCTGA
- a CDS encoding putative quinol monooxygenase, with protein sequence MITILAFMKALPGKENELAEVCALLANEVKVNEKGNFMYKVHVAAADPSEFILVEKYEDEQALEIHRNTAYLKEAKVKFQTLLAVPLQLKFLNELE encoded by the coding sequence ATGATAACAATTTTAGCTTTTATGAAAGCTCTACCTGGCAAGGAAAACGAGTTAGCTGAAGTATGTGCCCTACTGGCAAATGAGGTGAAGGTTAACGAAAAAGGTAACTTTATGTACAAAGTTCACGTTGCTGCTGCTGACCCCTCTGAATTTATTCTTGTAGAGAAATATGAGGACGAGCAGGCTTTAGAGATTCACCGGAATACAGCCTATTTAAAAGAAGCTAAGGTTAAGTTCCAAACTCTACTTGCTGTTCCACTCCAATTAAAATTCTTAAATGAACTTGAGTAA